The sequence CCATGATATTTTGGCTAAAAAATGTTTCCCAAAGTTTGCCCAAATCCTGCGCCGCTTGTTGGTTGGCGTTGGTTGTGCGCACCGCAATCCCTATTACATTAAATCCGTTCATTATATATTTTTGGTTAATTGATAATCAAATCAGCTTTGCGCAGCCCTAAAGCGTTTTGGGATTTTCAACAAGAATATCAAACCCAACACAAAAAACACCGTCAGAGCAATGATGCTATTGCGCATACTGCCAGTTACTTGTGCGATAAGGCCATACGACAGCGTTCCCAACACGATTGAGCCTTTTTCTACGATATCATAAAAACTAAAATAAGAGGCTGTGTCGTGCGTGTCGGCGGGCAAAAGTTTCGAGTACGTCGAGCGCGACAGTGCTTGAATCCCGCCCATTACCAAACCAACCAACGCCGCCAACAGATAAAATTCATTTTCAGTATGTACGAAGTACGCCCCTATACAAATCCCTATCCAAATGACCACGCCCACAATCAGCGCACGCGCGTTCCCATACCGACCCGACAGCCACGAAAACCCAGAAGCCCCCGCAATGGCCACTAATTGTAATATCAAAATTGTACCTATCAGCGAACCAGCAGGCAATTTCAGTTCCTTGTCCCCGAAAATCGTAGCCACGTACATCACCGTTTGAACACCCATATTGTAGAAGAAAAACGCCAACAAAAAACGTTTGAGCAACGGCAAGCCGCTTACTTCGCCCCACACTTTCTTTAGTTCCCGAAACCCATTGAGTAGCCAACTTTTGTCCCCGCTACGCGCCTCACGGCTCTTGTGCGGCAAGTGATAAAACGTGTATTGTGCAAACACAAACCACCACACACCCGTACACAAAAACGAAATGCGCGAAGCCATGCCACTCGAAATGTTGCCAAACCATTCGGGTTTCAGAATCGGCAAAATATTGAGCACTAACAAAATAACACTTCCGATATAGCCCAACGAAAACCCCCGCGCACTCAATGCGTCGTAGCGGTCTTCCGTGGCGATGTCGGGCAAGTACGAATTATAAAAAACGATACTGCCGCTATATCCGACCGTCGCCAACACAAAAGCCAACACCGACCAGTTGAGCGTGTCTGCCGTGAAAAAATACAGCAACGCGCAAGAGACCGAACCCAAATAACAGAAGAATTGCATAAAGGCTTTTTTGCGTCCGCTATAATCGGCAATCGCCGTCAGGAACGGACTGGCCAACGCAGCCAACAAAAACGAAGCCGAAATCGCAAACGAAAACAAGGCACTGGCATTCACTTCCAAGCCCCAGAAATTCACGTTGTTGGAGCCGTCGGCCTGCGTCGTTACAGCCCCATAATACACGGGAAAAATCGTAGAAGTAATCACCAGCGAGTACACCGAGTTAGCCCAGTCGTACATACACCACGCATTCGTAATGGTTGGGTTATTTTTTTGCATAAATGGTTTAATAGATATTTTCGAATCAATAGTATGATTAAATTTTAAAAGTTTTTGCTTTTGGGTGGCCAAACATAAATTAAAATACAAATCTATTATAAAAAATTATCTGTTAAAGATTAAACAGGCAAAGAAAAAACAAATAATCTTGGTAATAAGGTTTATCTTAATTGTAATAGTGTGAAAATATTTTACTTTAATTTTTGTCAATCATTTTAGTAAAAAGCACAATCTCCATCCCCATCTTGAAAAGATAAATCATTAATAGAGTCGAAGTTTTTAGAAATAAGATACGGTTTTTTTATTTCTTTATGAAATAAAAATGGTGTCTTCATTTGATTAAATACGGAAACTAATTCTTTATTAAAAATAGTTATCATATTTAATTTTAAATCTATCATTTTATTAATCAAAAATTTGCATGCTATTTCGTTGTAATTTTCTTCAAAAAAAGCGTAAGGAACCGTTAAGTTATTTCCTCTAACGCAAGTCATCATAATTCCTATCATATTATTTTTAGAATCATAAAACTTTATTATTTGATAAAAAAAACAAGTATCAAGGGAAGAAAAATAATAACGAGAGCTATTAAAGTCTGTATTTGCTCCTTCAATAATCCATGGATTTTTTATAATCCAATTAATATCTTCAACGCCTCTTTGTGTCCAATGTTTAATTTTATATGAATCAATAAAATTAGAGGAACTACTATCAATTTCATGCAAATACTCATACCTAATATTATCTAATTTGTATTTTACAAAAAACAACAATCTTATGCCGTTAAAAAAATTGAGTGTTCCGTCAATAGCTTTTAATAAAATGGTTGCTTTTTTAAAATAATCACTCTTTGGTGGTAGTATTTCTGTTAAATTAAATCGCAAATATCCTCTATATCCATTTTTATAAATGGTGGGTTTAAATATTTTAGTTTTTTGATAAACAGGCTCCAACCAGGGTACAATATTGGTAATAAAAACATTCATTTTGCAGGCTCTTATTGACCTTAGAAACAAATTAGCTGCCACATTTTTAGATTTATATTCATCATCAACCCAGAAGCAAGAAAACCAATATATCTTTTCTTGTTTTCCTTGAACATGAACATAATCAGGTAGCATCCCCATATAACCAACTACTTTATTGCCATCAAACTGAACAATAAGAAGTATATCATCGTCAGATGCTCTGGGATTATTGATTTGAGATATAGCTCTATGCCTACTTATCGGAAGATTGGATAGATTTAGAAATATTTCTGAATTAATAAATTCAAAAAGGGCTTTCTTATTATATGATTTTACTTCCATAATTATCTTTTTAAAACATTCTTATTGACCAACATTTTTAAAATATAATACCAATATTCTCCATAAACAATTTGCTTTGCAGAAAATTGTTCTATTTCTATGGGGATTCTTTGAATATTCAAATTACAAATGTCTTTTTTTAAGCCTGAGCAACCAAATGTAATATCTGCTATTGAGTGTGAAGTGTCAAATATAGTATCAAAAAAATCCTTTTTTACGCCTACATCAGAAAATGGAAATGAAAATAATCTCTGCTGAATATTAAATGACTCAGATATATCATTTACACTTATTTTTGTTTGCCTGATTTGTTCTGCTTGATCTAATTGAGAATATAAAGGATGGTCGATACTATGTGCACCAAATTCAAATCCTTTATTTCTTAACTCTTGAATTTGATTACTCGACAAATAAGGTTTTTGAGTGTTCAAATAGTCGCTAAAATCAAGTGCTAAGATATTGGCACAATCATCCAATAACGAACGTTTTGCATAATCTATGGATAGAATTGCTTGCGTGTTATCTCTAATTAAAATAGAATTATCGACAAATATTTTTCTAATTTCTTTTTCTTGAGTAAGACTTAATGGTTTATTGATGATTTTATCTATTAATAAACTTGCTTTGTACCTAAAAAATAAGTCTTTATTATCTATAAATGCAGAATTTAAAAAACATATTGCAGGAACTCCTTTTCTCTGAAGAATTGGAGCTATAACATCATAAAACTGACTTAAACCGTCGTCAAATGTTAATAAAAAAATATTTTTCTTAGGAAATTTACCACTTTTAGCAAGCTTAAAAAAAACATCCAATTCAACAGGATTATAATTTTTGAGAAAAAAATCTAAATCTTTTTCAAATGCTTTTGTACTCCTAACAGGATATAAATGTTTAATATGAGCAACATTATCATCGGAGATTAAATGATAAAAAGGGAATATTGCTTTTTGGCCAGTTACGCTTGCTAATAAACGAATCGGTATTGCTGTAGCGATAAAAGAGATCTTGTAGATTGTAGATTTCATGTAGGCAAAGTACTAAAAAATAAATGTATTGGTACTATTTTAGAAAGAATTTTTAAGCGTTTCTATTATGTTTACACATATAATCTGCTTAATAATTATGGATAGTCAAGTGAAACAGTAGCGATATTTTAATTTTATTGTCTCACAACTTATAGGAAATTACTACGTGCATTTCTTCAAGCAATACTAATTTTTATTTTCGTATTATCTATCAGATTTCCAGTATTTTATACATTTAATATCATCCTCAAAAACAACTTTGTCCAACAATGCACCTTTTACCTTCCCGCATTTATTTTTTCTTTAAAATATGTGTAAACTAAAAAGCCGATGAAGTTCACAACAAACTTCATCGGCTTTACTATTCGAATAAAATTGTATTACTTTTTAGGGAAATAAGCTCCTTTAGCGGCTTGCAAGGTATTGTAAAGCAGGCCTGCGATGGTCATAAGTCCCACGCCACCAGGTACGGGCGTAATAAAACTTGTTTTAGGCGCGACCTCTCCGAAAGCTACATCGCCTTTGATGGCAAAGCCCGACTTTTTGGAAGCATCAGCCACGCGCGTAATACCTACATCAATGACGATAGCCCCTTCTTTGACCATATCTTCTTTCACAAACTCAGGAATCCCCAGTGCAGCGATAAGAATGTCGGCGCGGCGCGTGTGTTCGGCTAAGTTTTGGGTTTTGCTGTGGCAAAGTGTAACAGTGCAGTTGCCTACTTTGGCGTTGCGTGCCATCAGAATACTCATCGGCGAGCCTACAATCGCACTACGCCCCAACACAACGCAATGTTTGCCCTCTGTGGCAATGCCGTAGTGTTCCAACATCAACAGAATGCCCAAAGGTGTCGCGGAAATGTACGCAGGAAGATTCTTGTTCATGCGCCCTACGTTGATGGGATGAAAACCGTCCACGTCTTTGGCTGGCGAAATCGTCTCGGTTACCTTATCTACCGAAATATGCTTAGGTAGTGGCATTTGCACGATTAGCCCGTCGATGTCGGCATCTTGATTTATTTCTTCTATTTTGGCTAAAAGCTCGGCTTCTGATACCTCAGCATCGAAGCGAATCAGCGAAGAACCAAACCCGATTTGCTGGCAGTGTTTCACTTTGCTGGCAACGTAGGTTTCGCTTGCGCCGTCTGTTCCTACCAATATAGCGGCCAAGTGTGGAACTTTGTGGCCTTGTGCTTTGCGTTGGGCTACTTCGGCGGCGATGTTGTCGAGAATCGCCTTGGAGGTAATTTTACCGTCTAACAGTGTCATAAAACAGAAGAATGTGTACAAGTATAAATTTCTTGGCCGCGAAATTATCAAAATCCGCTGCACTTACACGGCTCTGCGCCAGAAAAATATATCCGAACTTAGTTTTACCCCCATTACTCAACAAAAATACGCTTGCCATCTTATTTCTTTACCTATCCAAGTGCTTTACAGTGCAGAGGAGAGGGTTAGTAATTTGCCTTAAAACAACATTAGAATATGCAACTTTCTAGAAAATCTTCATTACTTCTGCAACTGATGGCATCAAAAAAGCCCTGATATACCCGCATTTTTGAAATATGACAATAAAAAAGAGACTGATTTTGTGATCAATCAATCCCTCTTTATAGGAAAAATAAACGTTAAAACTTACCGCTGTCTTCTTCTTTTACGGGTTTTACATCCAATGAAATACGGTTAGGTTGGTTGGCAATTTGCCAAGCTGTATAAAAAACCAAGCGTGAAATTTTTTCCATTTTCCCGAATAAAATCTTGCTGATTTCATCGGTTTCTTTGTGATAATCTTCATGTACACCATTGAAATAAAATATCACAGGCACATTATTTTTCGCAAAATTATAATGATCCGAACGGTAATAATAACGATTCGGGTCTTTTTCGTCGTTGTAAGTATAATCCAGCGTTAAATTTGTATAAGTTTTATTGGCGTTTTCGCTTAATTGATGCAACTCTTTAGACAATTTGTCTGAGCCAATCAAATAAATATAATTTTCGTTGGTTTTGTGTGCGTCATCAAGTCGGCCAATCATGTCAATGTTGAGGTTTGCCACTGTATTTTTGAGCGGAAACACAGGATTTTGGGTATAATAATCTGAGCCAAGCAAGCCTTTTTCTTCGCCTGTTACGGTCATAAACAAAATGCTGCGGCGCGGGCTTTTACCCTCTTTTTTGGCTTTGACAAAGGCTTCTGCGATTTCCATTACGGCCACCGTGCCAGAGCCGTCGTCATCTGCTCCATTAAACACTTTATTACCTTCCTTGCCAATGTGGTCGTAGTGGGCAGTTACTACCAGAAGTTCATCTTTTTTGTCCGTTCCTTCCAGATAACCCAACACATTTTCCGTCCCGACAGGCTCAATAATGCGTTGTGCTTTAAAGGATACTTCGTTGATAGCCACCGCGATACCTTCTATTTTTTTGCGTCCGCGCTTCACGGGATCAAGGCTCACAGTTTCCGAAATTTTGGAAAGTTTGGCCTCTGTCGTGCCAAGCATTTCGGCGGCCATTGCAGGCGAAATAAAGAAAACACCTTCCTCTTCGAGCGGTTTGCCTTGTAGCGATAATGTTGGCGTTTCGATAGAATGCTTGTACTGAATCATCATTTTCAAAAACTCCTCGTTGGTGTGTTTGGGAACGATAAAACAAGTACGTGCGCCGCGTTCGCGGGCAGCTGCTACTTTTTTGCGCCAATTATTTGCCCATTCGGAGGGCTCGCGCTTGCCCGTTACCGAAGATGTGCCGTCGGCGGCGGCGGGTTCGCCTCCCCAAATCACAACAGCGTGGTTGGTGGGCGAAATGGCCAGATAATCCGAGTAGTTTTCCGAGTCAATGCCATAGCCCACAAACATGACTTCTTCGGTTTTGGTGTCAGGAATATTGAAATTGCCCATCGGGAAAAAATCCTGCAACATTTCCTTTTTCTTGCCTTTTATCCAAATGGCACAATCGCCCCAACTGCGGCGTTCGAGGTTAAATTTTTGGTAAAAACTCTTGCCGTTGGGAGTATTTACGGGAGCTGCAAGCCCCATGGCTGCGAATTGTTTGGAAATATAATCGGCGGCTAACTTTTGGCCTTTTTCGCCAGTTTCGCGCCCTTCGAGGCTATCAGAAGCAATGATTGTCAGGTGCTTGGTCAAATCAGCAACCGTAATCGTATTGGCGTATTTGGTGGCAACTGCATCAGGTGTTTGTTGCGCAAAAACATTTGTCCAACCAACAGAAGCCAAGGCAAAGGCGCAAAGGTTGATATATTTTTTATTCATATTCTTGAAACTACTTTAGCCAAAGTTACGAGAATTTGAACAAAAGATACGCTAAAAAACTAAGATTTGGAACGATTCAGATGCGTTTCTACAATTTCTAATACTTCGCTTTTCTGAAATGGCTTAGGCAAATAATCATCGCCACCCGCTTCGGCTGTGAGATGCTGCGCTTCATTACGGCTTAGCGCAGACATAAATACGATTGGCGTATCTTTAATTTCTTCGTGTTGGCGTAGGGTTTTGCAAACATCATAGCCACTGATTTCAGGCAAATTAATGTCCAATAAAATGAGGTCTGGCTTACGCCTCAGCGCCACTTTTACGCCCTTTGCGCCATCTTGCGCCATCAGAAAATTATATCCTTTATCCCCAAGGAAGTCCATCAACACACGCATATTGGTTGTGTTATCCTCAACTATCAGTATGTTCACTTCCTCCTTCATAAGCGATTTTGCTTGTAATGTTGTTGTGTGAGCGTTTGATCATGGTAGATTCCAAAATAAGCTCAATGGGTTTGAGAAGCAATAACAATAAAAATTTAAAAGAAAGCAACAAGTAAAAATTGGACTGAGCAAAATTCTGGAAAATATTTTCCAAGATTTCCTCTACCAAAAAGATAGAGAAAGACACGACCAAAAC is a genomic window of Flexibacter flexilis DSM 6793 containing:
- a CDS encoding response regulator translates to MKEEVNILIVEDNTTNMRVLMDFLGDKGYNFLMAQDGAKGVKVALRRKPDLILLDINLPEISGYDVCKTLRQHEEIKDTPIVFMSALSRNEAQHLTAEAGGDDYLPKPFQKSEVLEIVETHLNRSKS
- a CDS encoding polysaccharide deacetylase family protein → MKSTIYKISFIATAIPIRLLASVTGQKAIFPFYHLISDDNVAHIKHLYPVRSTKAFEKDLDFFLKNYNPVELDVFFKLAKSGKFPKKNIFLLTFDDGLSQFYDVIAPILQRKGVPAICFLNSAFIDNKDLFFRYKASLLIDKIINKPLSLTQEKEIRKIFVDNSILIRDNTQAILSIDYAKRSLLDDCANILALDFSDYLNTQKPYLSSNQIQELRNKGFEFGAHSIDHPLYSQLDQAEQIRQTKISVNDISESFNIQQRLFSFPFSDVGVKKDFFDTIFDTSHSIADITFGCSGLKKDICNLNIQRIPIEIEQFSAKQIVYGEYWYYILKMLVNKNVLKR
- a CDS encoding bifunctional 5,10-methylenetetrahydrofolate dehydrogenase/5,10-methenyltetrahydrofolate cyclohydrolase, translated to MTLLDGKITSKAILDNIAAEVAQRKAQGHKVPHLAAILVGTDGASETYVASKVKHCQQIGFGSSLIRFDAEVSEAELLAKIEEINQDADIDGLIVQMPLPKHISVDKVTETISPAKDVDGFHPINVGRMNKNLPAYISATPLGILLMLEHYGIATEGKHCVVLGRSAIVGSPMSILMARNAKVGNCTVTLCHSKTQNLAEHTRRADILIAALGIPEFVKEDMVKEGAIVIDVGITRVADASKKSGFAIKGDVAFGEVAPKTSFITPVPGGVGLMTIAGLLYNTLQAAKGAYFPKK
- a CDS encoding MFS transporter: MQKNNPTITNAWCMYDWANSVYSLVITSTIFPVYYGAVTTQADGSNNVNFWGLEVNASALFSFAISASFLLAALASPFLTAIADYSGRKKAFMQFFCYLGSVSCALLYFFTADTLNWSVLAFVLATVGYSGSIVFYNSYLPDIATEDRYDALSARGFSLGYIGSVILLVLNILPILKPEWFGNISSGMASRISFLCTGVWWFVFAQYTFYHLPHKSREARSGDKSWLLNGFRELKKVWGEVSGLPLLKRFLLAFFFYNMGVQTVMYVATIFGDKELKLPAGSLIGTILILQLVAIAGASGFSWLSGRYGNARALIVGVVIWIGICIGAYFVHTENEFYLLAALVGLVMGGIQALSRSTYSKLLPADTHDTASYFSFYDIVEKGSIVLGTLSYGLIAQVTGSMRNSIIALTVFFVLGLIFLLKIPKRFRAAQS
- a CDS encoding M28 family peptidase, encoding MNKKYINLCAFALASVGWTNVFAQQTPDAVATKYANTITVADLTKHLTIIASDSLEGRETGEKGQKLAADYISKQFAAMGLAAPVNTPNGKSFYQKFNLERRSWGDCAIWIKGKKKEMLQDFFPMGNFNIPDTKTEEVMFVGYGIDSENYSDYLAISPTNHAVVIWGGEPAAADGTSSVTGKREPSEWANNWRKKVAAARERGARTCFIVPKHTNEEFLKMMIQYKHSIETPTLSLQGKPLEEEGVFFISPAMAAEMLGTTEAKLSKISETVSLDPVKRGRKKIEGIAVAINEVSFKAQRIIEPVGTENVLGYLEGTDKKDELLVVTAHYDHIGKEGNKVFNGADDDGSGTVAVMEIAEAFVKAKKEGKSPRRSILFMTVTGEEKGLLGSDYYTQNPVFPLKNTVANLNIDMIGRLDDAHKTNENYIYLIGSDKLSKELHQLSENANKTYTNLTLDYTYNDEKDPNRYYYRSDHYNFAKNNVPVIFYFNGVHEDYHKETDEISKILFGKMEKISRLVFYTAWQIANQPNRISLDVKPVKEEDSGKF